The following coding sequences are from one Ornithodoros turicata isolate Travis chromosome 1, ASM3712646v1, whole genome shotgun sequence window:
- the LOC135377380 gene encoding peroxisome proliferator-activated receptor gamma coactivator-related protein 1-like isoform X1: MAREEWMRPAGKDVLMPTNCRDVEQMCFDLLSGPLLEDDDKDLLDSLLGGDLLPLLDGENLEPSEPMCISRKLENDTSADEEVDVVSVDEVVTSSLPEKKHEPQRAGHVPRSRQKPVRHLPRAIPPVSERHQAQKPRRTSILIQTPGRGRVACPAATALDHDYCGGSESRTDLRVHKGMPRRDSSRSSSRSSSSSSSDDSMQRRPLPPRRQPTPKEERRVVYVGNIPEGTTRFDLRQRFGRFGAIEEVSVHFRDRGDNYGFVTFVSKSDAYEAVEHGNDDATQPRYDLCFGGRRQFCRSNWADLDSQNNYESTDQSRRHRGPVKRQRDGSDFDSLLRAAKSKSWGRRY, from the exons ATGGCACGCGAA gaGTGGATGCGTCCGGCGGGCAAGGATGTTCTAATGCCCACAAACTGCAGAGACGTAGAGCAGATGTGTTTCGACCTCCTCTCCGGCCCGCTGCTCGAAGACGATGACAAGGACCTCCTGGATTCCCTCTTGGGTGGAGACTTGCTTCCGCTTCTGGACGGAGAAAATCTAGAACCCAGCGAGCCAATGTGCATCAGTCGAAAGCTCGAGAACGACACTTCCGCCGATGAAGAAGTTGATGTGGTGTCTGTGGACGAGGTCGTCACAAGCTCCCTGCCGGAGAAAAAGCACGAGCCACAGCGAGCGGGGCATGTACCTAGGAGTAGacag AAACCCGTTCGGCACCTGCCGCGCGCCATACCGCCTGTGTCCGAACGCCACCAAGCCCAGAAGCCACGTCGCACGTCCATTCTCATACAGACTCCCGGACGAGGGCGCGTCGCCTGTCCTGCTGCCACAGCCCTCGATCACGACTATTGTGGCGGGTCAGAGTCTCGAACCGATCTCAGGGTGCACAAAGGAATGCCACGTCGGGACTCATCCCGGTCGTCCTCGCGTAGTTCTTCAAGCAGTTCGTCCGATGACTCGATGCAGCGGAGGCCTCTCCCACCACGCAGGCAGCCCACGCCGAAG GAGGAGCGTAGAGTAGTGTACGTAGGAAACATCCCGGAAGGCACGACACGTTTCGACCTGCGGCAGCGTTTCGGAAGGTTTGGTGCCATAGAGGAAGTGAGCGTCCACTTTCGCGATAGAGG GGACAACTATGGCTTTGTGACTTTCGTGTCCAAGTCTGACGCTTACGAGGCGGTAGAAC ATGGCAATGATGACGCTACACAACCACGCTACGACCTCTGCTTCGGAGGCAGACGACAGTTTTGTCGGTCAAATTGGGCGGACTTAG acTCTCAAAACAACTATGAATCGACAGACCAAAGTAGACGTCACCGAGGTCCCGTAAAAAGGCAGAGAGACGGCAGCGACTTCGATTCGCTCCTGCGGGCCGCCAAGTCAAAATCGTGGGGCCGCAGGTATTGA
- the LOC135377380 gene encoding peroxisome proliferator-activated receptor gamma coactivator-related protein 1-like isoform X2, with the protein MRPAGKDVLMPTNCRDVEQMCFDLLSGPLLEDDDKDLLDSLLGGDLLPLLDGENLEPSEPMCISRKLENDTSADEEVDVVSVDEVVTSSLPEKKHEPQRAGHVPRSRQKPVRHLPRAIPPVSERHQAQKPRRTSILIQTPGRGRVACPAATALDHDYCGGSESRTDLRVHKGMPRRDSSRSSSRSSSSSSSDDSMQRRPLPPRRQPTPKEERRVVYVGNIPEGTTRFDLRQRFGRFGAIEEVSVHFRDRGDNYGFVTFVSKSDAYEAVEHGNDDATQPRYDLCFGGRRQFCRSNWADLDSQNNYESTDQSRRHRGPVKRQRDGSDFDSLLRAAKSKSWGRRY; encoded by the exons ATGCGTCCGGCGGGCAAGGATGTTCTAATGCCCACAAACTGCAGAGACGTAGAGCAGATGTGTTTCGACCTCCTCTCCGGCCCGCTGCTCGAAGACGATGACAAGGACCTCCTGGATTCCCTCTTGGGTGGAGACTTGCTTCCGCTTCTGGACGGAGAAAATCTAGAACCCAGCGAGCCAATGTGCATCAGTCGAAAGCTCGAGAACGACACTTCCGCCGATGAAGAAGTTGATGTGGTGTCTGTGGACGAGGTCGTCACAAGCTCCCTGCCGGAGAAAAAGCACGAGCCACAGCGAGCGGGGCATGTACCTAGGAGTAGacag AAACCCGTTCGGCACCTGCCGCGCGCCATACCGCCTGTGTCCGAACGCCACCAAGCCCAGAAGCCACGTCGCACGTCCATTCTCATACAGACTCCCGGACGAGGGCGCGTCGCCTGTCCTGCTGCCACAGCCCTCGATCACGACTATTGTGGCGGGTCAGAGTCTCGAACCGATCTCAGGGTGCACAAAGGAATGCCACGTCGGGACTCATCCCGGTCGTCCTCGCGTAGTTCTTCAAGCAGTTCGTCCGATGACTCGATGCAGCGGAGGCCTCTCCCACCACGCAGGCAGCCCACGCCGAAG GAGGAGCGTAGAGTAGTGTACGTAGGAAACATCCCGGAAGGCACGACACGTTTCGACCTGCGGCAGCGTTTCGGAAGGTTTGGTGCCATAGAGGAAGTGAGCGTCCACTTTCGCGATAGAGG GGACAACTATGGCTTTGTGACTTTCGTGTCCAAGTCTGACGCTTACGAGGCGGTAGAAC ATGGCAATGATGACGCTACACAACCACGCTACGACCTCTGCTTCGGAGGCAGACGACAGTTTTGTCGGTCAAATTGGGCGGACTTAG acTCTCAAAACAACTATGAATCGACAGACCAAAGTAGACGTCACCGAGGTCCCGTAAAAAGGCAGAGAGACGGCAGCGACTTCGATTCGCTCCTGCGGGCCGCCAAGTCAAAATCGTGGGGCCGCAGGTATTGA
- the LOC135377381 gene encoding baculoviral IAP repeat-containing protein 7-B-like, whose protein sequence is MAIGNISYVPPSRIKRPKSIDDTDGGTESAEQEPRTEDAHCDLSKVPTEEFGIVTRPDPVFPEYTSLRSRIKSFGSYPHHCKNSPLEMAKAGLFYNGFGENDRVVCFQCSGALYLWDDDDVPLEEHARWYPSCPFVRLALGQTGVQSVNEAHQEALEKASQLDESDKDLEVLTDYYSNREGARFFESFGITKATLYNAMKGMQERGEDITDQDLVEAALGNLITFQKHPIVQTVPASEEVSVCAVCRQEERGIIFFPCGHVATCVNCAAATTTCPICRGLIAASMKAFLS, encoded by the exons ATGGCGATCGGTAACATCAGCTACGTTCCGCCCTCCAGGATAAAACGGCCGAAAAGTATAGACGACACCGATGGCGGCACCGAATCGGCGGAACAAGAACCACGTACCGAAGATGCCCACTGCGACCTTTCGAAGGTTCCGACCGAGGAATTCGGGATCGTGACACGCCCGGATCCCGTATTCCCAGAGTACACATCGCTCAGATCCCGGATTAAGTCATTCGGGTCGTACCCCCACCATTGCAAGAACAGCCCTCTTGAAATGGCCAAGGCTGGTCTCTTCTACAACGGTTTCGGCGAAAACGATCGCGTCGTCTGTTTCCAGTGCTCTGGGGCACTGTACCTGtgggacgacgacgacgttccCTTGGAAGAGCATGCCAGGTGGTATCCGAGCTGTCCTTTCGTACGGCTGGCCCTGGGTCAAACAGGAGTTCAATCGGTGAACGAGGCTCATCAAGAAGCCTTGGAGAAG GCCAGCCAGCTGGATGAATCCGATAAAGACTTGGAAGTTCTGACGGATTACTACAGCAACCGGGAGGGGGCTCGGTTCTTCGAGAGCTTTGGTATCACCAAGGCTACGCTGTACAACGCCATGAAGGGAATGCAGGAACGCGGAGAAGACATCACCGACCAGGACCTGGTGGAAGCTGCCCTTGGCAATTTGATCACTTTCCAAAAGCATCCCATCGTTC AAACTGTGCCGGCATCCGAAGAAGTTTCGGTCTGTGCAGTGTGTCGTCAAGAAGAACGAGGAATCATCTTCTTTCCATGCGGTCATGTGGCGACCTGCGTCAACTGCGCTGCGGCTACTACGACGTGCCCCATTTGCAGAGGACTAATCGCCGCTTCTATGAAGGCCTTTCTTTCGTAA